CGCTGATCAGCGTGGACCAGGCGAAGAAGAACCTGGAGCAGGAGATCGCCCCGAACGCCGGGTTCGACCAGATGCGGGACGCGGCGCAGCAGGCCTGGGACAAGCAGCTCGGCGTGATCGAGGTGCAGGGCGCGTCGAAGGACCAGCTGGAGACGCTGTACTCCAACCTGTACCGGTTGTTCCTGTACCCGAACGAAGGTTTCGAGAACGTCGGCACGAAGGAAGCGCCGAAGTACCAGTACGCGAGCCCGGTGTCGCCGAAGACCGGCGCCGACACCGCGACGCAGACCGGGTCGAAGGTCGTTGACGGGCAGACGTATGTCAACAACGGCTTCTGGGACACCTACCGGACCACCTGGCCGGCTTACTCGCTGCTCACGCCGGACATGGCGGGCAAGATGGTGGACGGGTTCGTGCAGCAGTACCGCGACGGCGGCTGGATCGCGCGCTGGTCCTCCCCCGGTTACGCGGACCTGATGACCGGCACGAGCTCGGACGTCGCGTTCGCCGACGCCTACCAGAAGGGCGTGACGAACTTCGACGTCAAGTCGGCCTACGACGCGGCGCTGAAGAACGCGACGGTGACGCCGCCGAACTCGGCGGTCGGCCGCAAGGGTCTGGACCAGTCGATCTTCCTCGGCTACACGCCGAATTCGACCGGCGAGGGCTTCTCGTGGGCGATCGAGGGCTACGTCAACGACTTCGGCATCGCGAACTTGTCGAAGAAGATGTACGACCAGGCCAAGGCGGACGATCCGCGCAAGGCGGAGTACCTGGAGAACTACCAGTACTTCACCAGCCGGGCGCAGCAGTACGTGAACCTGTTCGACCCGAGCACCGGGTTCTTCCAGGGCAAGGACGCGAGCGGGAAGTTCACGAAGGCCAAGGCCGACTACGACCCGCGCCAGTGGGGCGGGGACTACACCGAGACCGACGGCTGGAACATGGCCTTCACCGTGCCGCAGGACGGGCACGGGCTGGCGAATCTCTACGGCGGCAAGGAGAAGCTGGGCGCCAAGCTCGACGCGTTCTTCGCCGACCAGGAGACCGCGAACTTCCCGGGCAGCTACGGCGGCACGATCCACGAGATGCGGGAGGCGCGGGACGTGCGGATGGGCCAGTACGGCCACTCCAACCAGCCTTCGCACCACATCCTCTACATGTACGACTACGCGGGCCAGCCGGCGAAGACGCAGGCGAAGGTGCGCGAAGCGGTGTCGCGGCTGTACACCGGCAGCGAGTTGGGCCAGGGCTATCCGGGCGACGAGGACAACGGCGAGATGTCCGCGTGGTACGTGTTCAGCTCGCTGGGCTTCTACCCGCTGCAGATGGGCAGCCCGAACTATGCGATCGGATCGCCGCTGTTCACCAAGGCGACCGTGCACCTGCCCGGCGGGGACCTGGTGATCAACGCGCCGAAGAACTCGGCGAAGAACGTCTACGTGCAGGGCCTGAAGGTCAACGGGAAGAACTGGACGTCGACGTCGCTGCCGCACGACGTGCTCGCCCACGGCGCCACGCTCGACTTCGACATGGGCCCGAACCCGTCGGCGTGGGGCACCGGCCCGAACGACGCGCCGAAGTCGATCACCACCGGCGACGCGGTGCCGACGCCGCTGCACGACGAGACCGGGCCGGGGCTGGGCACGCTGTCCACTTCGGACGGTTCGGACGCGTCGGCGTTGCTGGACAACACCTCGCGCACGCAGGCGAAGGTGACCGGGGCGGTGCAGTACCAGCTGAAGTCGACGGACGAGGCGGTCACGCACTACACGTTCACCTCCGGCACCGGTGCGGGCGATGCGAAGAGCTGGACGCTGAAGGGCTCGTACGACGGGAAGAACTGGGCGGTCGCCGACCAGCAGACCGACCAGTCGTTCCCGTGGCGGCAGCAGACCCGAGCGTTCGCGGTGAAGAACCCGGCGCATTACGCCTACTACCGGCTCGAGATCACCGCGACCACCGGCGGTCCGGCGACGCTGGCGGAGTTCGAACTGCTGGGCCGTCCGGACGCGTCGTGCACGAAGACGCTGACCGGCGTGCAGAACGGTCCGCTGACCGTGTCGAGCGGCGTGGTGTGCCTGAACGGCGCGACGGTATCGGGTCCGGTGAACGTGGCGCGCGGCGCTTCGCTGATCGTGCGCGGCGGGCAGATCACCGGTCCGGTAGCGGCGGACGGGGCGGCGCAGGTGGTGCTGAACCGGACGAAGGTGTCCGGTCCGGTGTCGATCACCGGCAGCACCGGCCCGGTGTCGATCGAGCTGACCGACATCTCCGGCCCGGTCAACCTGAACGGCAACCAGGGACCGCTGATCACGAGTAGCACGGTGGGCGGGCCGCTGGCCTGCACGGGCAACTCCCCCGCCCCGACTGATCACGACCTCGCCAACACGGTCCGCGGCCCGTCCGCGGGACAGTGCGCGACGCTCTGATCGATCGTTGACGAAGGCCGCCCCGGGGAGTCCTCGGGGCGGCCTTCGCTGCGTTATTGGGTGGCTCGCGGTCGCGGGGCGTGAGAGCGTCGGGTGATGAAGATCAACTACTCCTGGCGCGCCGACCTCACCGACGCGCAGCTCGTCGCGCTCACCGAAGCGCACGGCGGTAACGCGGAACCCGGCTGGTGGGACCGGGCGAAACGGCACAGTCTCGGCTGGGTCAGCGCGCACGAAGGCGACGTGCTG
The nucleotide sequence above comes from Amycolatopsis sp. AA4. Encoded proteins:
- a CDS encoding GH92 family glycosyl hydrolase produces the protein MPRSARPLHAVLAAAVAAAGLVVLPAAAGAAPGEAAPPDFVSSFEPNDPQPIQDAVDTDAAGKPRASGVDGANGTAIPGDIRGKVTDISATSENTGGGEVAANLVDGSTGTKWLSWDPTASVTFTLSAPTSITHYAISSANDFPGRDPRDWTLQGSNDAQQWTDLDKQTGQSFANRFQQNDYKLAAPSAAYTYYRLNVTRNNGDSIMQMSELLLANDDPAPPPLPNMRSVVDSGPTSGYTSKNRVGFTGKKAFRYSGSHTKAGHGYSYNKVYDVDLPVTATTELSYKVQPQFVEGDLKYPSTNVAVDLDFTDGTHLRDLGATDQYGFPLTPEGQGASKVLYANQWNLVRSAIGRVAAGKTIDRIAIGYDNPNGPAQFAGWLDDLKISATPTPPASARPSDNVLTTRGTMANGTFSRGNNFPATAVPHGFNFWTPVTDAGSASWLYNYHSQNNADNLPQLQAFSVSHEPSPWMGDRQSFQVMPSAASGVPDANRDKRALPFTHDNEVARAHYYGVTFQNGIKTEIAPADHAAMMRFSFPGTDSSLIFDNVNNSGGLTLDPANGTLSGYSDAKSGLSAGAGRMFVYATFDKPVTTGGKLTGQNRDNVTGYLRFAAGADKTVTMRIATSLISVDQAKKNLEQEIAPNAGFDQMRDAAQQAWDKQLGVIEVQGASKDQLETLYSNLYRLFLYPNEGFENVGTKEAPKYQYASPVSPKTGADTATQTGSKVVDGQTYVNNGFWDTYRTTWPAYSLLTPDMAGKMVDGFVQQYRDGGWIARWSSPGYADLMTGTSSDVAFADAYQKGVTNFDVKSAYDAALKNATVTPPNSAVGRKGLDQSIFLGYTPNSTGEGFSWAIEGYVNDFGIANLSKKMYDQAKADDPRKAEYLENYQYFTSRAQQYVNLFDPSTGFFQGKDASGKFTKAKADYDPRQWGGDYTETDGWNMAFTVPQDGHGLANLYGGKEKLGAKLDAFFADQETANFPGSYGGTIHEMREARDVRMGQYGHSNQPSHHILYMYDYAGQPAKTQAKVREAVSRLYTGSELGQGYPGDEDNGEMSAWYVFSSLGFYPLQMGSPNYAIGSPLFTKATVHLPGGDLVINAPKNSAKNVYVQGLKVNGKNWTSTSLPHDVLAHGATLDFDMGPNPSAWGTGPNDAPKSITTGDAVPTPLHDETGPGLGTLSTSDGSDASALLDNTSRTQAKVTGAVQYQLKSTDEAVTHYTFTSGTGAGDAKSWTLKGSYDGKNWAVADQQTDQSFPWRQQTRAFAVKNPAHYAYYRLEITATTGGPATLAEFELLGRPDASCTKTLTGVQNGPLTVSSGVVCLNGATVSGPVNVARGASLIVRGGQITGPVAADGAAQVVLNRTKVSGPVSITGSTGPVSIELTDISGPVNLNGNQGPLITSSTVGGPLACTGNSPAPTDHDLANTVRGPSAGQCATL